cagaccTAGTGCTGAATGCCAGACTGGTGGCCCTGAAAGCTCAGCTATCACCACCAAGTAGTGCTGTCTTTGGCTAAAGGTCTGACCAAAGGCCTGGTGCAAAGTCCCCCGCTCAGGGCTAGTCCAGGAGGCTCCACAGGTCCATGACTCTGTCCCCCATCTCCTCCTTTGGACTCTGATTAAGGGCCCTGGCATCTTCATCTGAAGAGCCTCCATCCTTAGGCAGGACTTTACCTTGGTCTCTGTGCTGCCTGTTTTGGCATTTCCTTTCCTTAGAAACCTCCACACTTGGGGTGAACCACCAAGCACTAGGAAGTATGGCAGTAAACAGGCCCAAATCTcagtcctcctgcccctcctgccccccaccccgccccaccccccagccacccTCAACCTCCAGCAGCCATTGTACGGATGTCCAGATGGGCCTGAGAGAGGGAGGCCTTGCCTCGTCTGGAATTACTCAGCCTCTGGATGGCATGTGCCTTGCAGGGAGAGCCAGTCTTTGGGACTGTCCCGTGTGCTCTCACGGCtaatctctttctccttttcagaaCTGCTGAGCCCCAGTCTTCTCGCAGTCATCAACTATGCGAAAAAGATTGTGTCCGGAGCAGGGGGGATGAAGAACTGGTGAGGAGCACATAGTGGGCAGAGCCTTAAGTTAGTGGGTGGGGCCTTAAGAAAGATGTGGTGATGGAGAAAGGGACAGCAGGCCAGGACCTGAGCTTTTCTACAGTGTAGAAAAATGTGGGATGGGGCAGGGCTTGGAAAACCTGAGATCTGGCTCTTCCTCTGACATTGTATTAAAGAAAACTCTTTGGGCTGCAGTAACAGAGCAACTTGATCTAGCTGGGGGAAATTTATTCTGAGAAGACAAGGTGCCTTATTGAGCCCACACGTGGGGTGCAGTTGGgtcaggaagaggagggaagcagggctgGAAACTTTGCCTGGCAGGTTTCTGCTTCCCTCAGTGTGCTGGCTTCACTACACCCACTGCAGACCAGCTTTCTCTGCTCTATAGTCCACCAGACAGACCCACTCACCGTCGGCCCTGAACCTCTGGGCTAAAGTCCTAGGCAACCACAGAGACTGGCTAGGCTCATTCCCAGTCCAAGTGCCTGGGACTGAGCATCTGATAGGTTCAGCTTGGACCCAGTGTCCCGGCACCATTCATTCAGCTGTAGGCATAGAAGCAATGAAGCAACATAAACATGGCTGCCCTGGGGCCCTCTCTCCATCAGTGGCAGCTACATTTTCCGTAGAAAGCATGCTGCTCATCAGCTGGGCAGACACTCCAGCTGTCAGCTTACCGACACTGGATGTTGGGAtggttatttaacttttctgagcttcaaacagaatgtataataatataaatggcTGCCTCTACAAGAAACTGAGGATGGAAGGCGTTAAGTGCCGTGTATACTCGGAAAACACCACGCAAAAGAAGGATCCCAGATGACTGTTAGGGCTGACCCTGCCTGGAGGGAAAGTCAGTGGCTACAcctgggatttttatttttttatttttaaagtaactcaGCCTTGTAAAACAGTGCTTTCCGCCTTCAGAAGGAGGAGAGGATTTGAAAATGTGGAAGCATACTGAATGGGGGAAGTGGGTAAACACTATGGATGAGGGAAAGTGAAAGGAAGAACCGGAGGGGCCACAGGGGGACGATTAGAGAGCTGGGAATGAAGCCTCATGAAGAGCTGGGTCAGTGTGTGAAGAAGCAGCTGCTAAGTAGGAAGCAAGAACCAACCTTCTTTCCCTCCACAGGGTAAACTGGAGGTTGCACTGTGCGGGCCGGCCACTCTCCTACTGGATGACAGGATGCCACCTGGCATGAGACACGGAGCAGGCCTGTGGTAGGGTCATTCCCGAACTCCCTCCTCACTTGGGAattcttcatttcctcttccccttGCTTCCGCttcatgttattttcttcctttcccatttacAAATAACACTGACCAGAGCCCCAGGAATAAATGATTTTCCTCCTTGTTCCTATCCAGGCCTAGGCCCCTGGTTCCTGACGGTCATTTGCAAACCAGGAAGACCATGGTGAAAGAAGATTCCATATTTTGGGAATTATTAAAGGATTCCTTGTACAAAGAATGTGTGAACTGAGTCATGATTAATTCCACGTATATTTGAGTGCCTAATAGAGTACGGGTGTGCTAGGTACCAGAAAAAGGATGATAAATCTGCAACTATTGTTCATGAGGGGTCAGAATCTAGCCGGAGAAGCAGAGACATCAGGAATAATGGATACAGCGAAGAAATGGATGCATACAGTGAACGCAATGGATCATGAAACGGATAATAAATCTGTACTTGTTGGTTTGAAAGAGTATCAGGATCCAAGCAATTCCTCCAAAGTCAACAATTTTTGAAGTAAGAGAGCTCAGAAGTAGGTAATGGGTAGGGCTAAGGGCCTGATATATTGAGGTGGAGAAAATCGTGGTTGGGGTGGAGAAATGTGCTAGGTGATTTGGGGGTACTTTAGGAAAATGGGCTAGGAACCAGCTTTTTAAGGATGTCATACTAGACTGTGGCTTTAACGAGTTATACGTCTATTTGCATATTTAAGACTCATGAAAACACTCTTAAGTCGAAGGATGGCATCTTTGGTGATCATTTCTCACACCAGTTGGGAAATCTAAACTTTTAAAGTTCAGTGGATGGCTAGAGCTAACTACTTAGTACTCTAGTCTTCTCTGCGAGGTTGAAGATGAAGCCAGCTGCTATAAAGATATCTGCACCATGTGATCCTGTAAACTTCACCCTGTGGACTCTACCCCCAAAATACACTTGAATAGAAGCATTAAACTGCAAGTCCTCCAGGCGATGGGGCTGCGGGAGGGGAACTAGAGGCAAAGATGTGCCCGGCGTGGGAGGGGCGAAGGAGAGGCCCGGGCGCCGgccccctcccactcccagggAGCGGCCCCGCCGGCTCACGCTCCCGTTTTAAAAAAACGAGCGCGCACGCGCGGTGACGGTTAGATGGCGAAGCTGGTACCTTTTGCGGTTCCCACCAGGAGTGACAAAGTCTCGCTGGTGTGGGAGCTGAGCTCTGGACCCGCAGCCGAGGCCTTGCAAGTGAGCCgggcggggtggagggaggggtggagaaagCCGGCCCGCGCCCCAGTTACTGGGAGCCCCGGGTCCTGCCTCAGCACCTCACCCGCTCTGGGCTCCGCTGAGAGGAATCTTAGTTCTAGAGGCGACCTGAGCCGTCCACTCGTCCCCACGCATTTTTGAGAGAGAGCTCCCAACAGGCGGCACATTGCATGCAAATGCTTCTCGCAGGTTCGGATTTCAGAGGAAAACGTGTTCAAGAAATGAGAAGGGTTTGGAGTTGCAGGTCACCACAGTCGCGATGGCAAAGGGCTGGAGGAGGATAAGGGAATGGGCAGTTTGGTTTCCTGGGCGGGAAATTTCCTGCACTTACTTAGCGTGGGACCCCCCACAGCATCCTCTGTTCACAGCCTTCTCCCAGTTTGGCCTCCTGTATTCGGTCCGAGTCTTCCCAAATGCTGCAGTGGCTGGTCCTGGGTTCTGTGCCATCATCCAGTTTTATTTGGCAAGGGATACCCACAAAGCCCAAAAGGCATGCGACCAGAAGCAGCTTTTTCAGACATCTCCAGTGAAGGTGGGTCCAAATGTGGAATTCCTCGCTCTACTGGGATGAGTGCTGAATTTAGAAATAATAGGCCatctggaattccctggcagtccagcagttaggactctgtgctttcactgctgagggacTGCGtttaatccctggtgggggaactaagatcccacaagaaaaagagagagagagaaggaaggaaggaaagaaaggggcagCATTTATACAGCACCGTGGTCAACAGAATGCTTTCAGATGCACTGCTCCACTGATACCCCAgttccccatttctttctttccttctttctttcttttttcttttttctttttcccttaagatGAAGAAACTCGATGTCAGGATGGTTAGCTGACTTACTTAAGGTTCATGACAATAACTGTCGAGACTAGAGGCCAAATCCAAACTTAACTGATGTTAAACCCTGTGTCATTTTATGCTGCCCCTTAATTTAAGACATCTTCACAACAATCTtccttatatttacttttatatcgACTTTAAATGTGTGCACTTGACAGACTCTTGTCAGTTGCAACATGGAGGAGGCGTCTTCATTATCTTCATCGCTCTCAAACTGCCTGTTCAGAACTCCTTTCACTTCCCAGAAAATGGCTAAAATGTTCTTTCATGCATTGTAGAAACCTTATTCCATATGAACATGACATCCCATTTTACTTCCCCGGAGCCCCAGAATTGACGTTTCATTATGTGCCTCCACTCAGCCACCATTCCTTTTTCAAGGACCTTTTGGATTCCTCTGAATCCGTGAGTGTGGCTTAGATTTCCCCAGCCTTTCACGTTGTAATTGTATGTCTTCTCCGGTTGGCTTCTTGGCCTGGCTACTGCCTACTGACCTTGCTGCCTAGTCTTACccgtatttctttctttttttttttttttttaatatttttgtatattttaaatatttatttatttatttatttatttatgtatgtatttatttattggctgcattgggtctttgttgctgcgcatgggctttctctagttgcggtgagcagggggctcctctccattgcggtgtgtgggcgtgtccttgcggtggcttctcttgttgcagagcatgtgctctacgtgcgcaggcttcagtagttgtggctcgtgggcttaatACTTGTGGCtcctggactctagagcacaggctcagtagttgtggctcacaggcttagttgctcctcggcatgtgggctcttccggGCCCGGGCATCCAACCCATGacgcctgcactggcaggcagattcttaaccactgtgccaccgaggaagtcccccCATTCCTTTTTCAAGGACCTTTTTGATTCCTCTGAATAAGTAAGTGAGGCTTAGATTTCCCCAGACTTTCACTTTATAATtgtatgtcttctctgattgGCTTCTTGGTCTGGCTACTGCGTCCTGACCTTGCTGCCTAGTCTTACCCGTATTTCTTCACTCCCTGATTTAACCTTGATTGAATCAGAGAACTCTCCTCCGCTGTGACTCCAGGTACACTTACCTCCTGCTTCTGTACCTGTTTAACACTCTTCAGTCCTGGCTCTACTCCCTGTGATTCAAGTGATTTGCTGTCAGACATTCTTTAATTTGCAAACTATGATCTGCCTGCTTCTAGTCTGCAACCATTTCACATAACCACTCGGATATTACAGATGGTACTGGAGAGACTGTGAAACAGTTACTTGGTATCAGTAGTGAGGAGTGAGTTGTTTTTCTTCTATTGGACATTAAACCATTGTGTAAGCTTAGGTTTTGAGATTTTCACAGCATAAAGCCTCTCCTTGATAGAGTAATGAAGGAAATGTTCTACAAGTTACTATATAGTTGAGAGGAAAGGGCATTCGTATTAGATTTCTTTGTTTAATGCAGAGCCTTAGGTTACTACCCCTCCCCTGAAATTGTTACCTTGTTTAATTATGTGTTCTTTTATCCATTGGCAAGGATACATAGTTCTTAtctttttcccctgtgttttttataaatacagaacAGAGAATGACatcttaaaatgaagaaaaggccTAATGTATCAGTTTTTCTTAGTAGCACCAAAGGGAAATGTTTGCCAGCAACAACTGTGGCAAGGTTATATCCTCGATGTCAACTGTCTCTACTACCCAGGGACTCAGAGCCCTCGTGAAGCTTCCTAATATCCAGGACAGCTCCATTATAACTCACTGTACAGGGCCTAGCCTCCCGTGTGAcactcaacatttaaaaattagtcttCATTTTTCCCTCCCAGCAGGCAGCTTCAACTGGAgaaagtcttttcattttcttctttactcattcattgaTCAACCGAGTCAACAGACCATCAGTGCCAAGAACAATGCTTGTTTCTGGTAACAAGGAAAGAAGAAGATATGGTTCCTTCAAGCACCTAACGAGCTCATAAACTAGTGATAGAGGAAGATGcacacacaaatcaataaaaaattaataatgctttgactttatattatttgaattgttatgaatatatttatatgctgCACCCTGTTTAAAGTggaaatagacatttaaaaagaacTACTGATTGTAAAATATTCACAGTAATGGGTAAGTTATTAAGAGAATTAACACTGGAAATATTGGCACTCTCAAAGAAGCTtgttgatactgtgtataaaatagacaaccgaTGGGcacatgctgtatagcacagggaactctacctaatgcactagGTAACTTAATGGAGGGAATTccacaagggaggggatatctgtgtgtgtatggctgagttattttgttgtgcagtggaggctaacacaatattgtacagcCACCATACAccctaaaaattaatttgaagattaaaaaaaagaagcttgtTAATGCAGGGGAACCTCTAATTCTTTTGGTTGTTTATATTAAACTTTATAGAGGTATGTGTATTCCCTCTTCTAACTGGGGTCAGCGACTTGGGGCGGGGAGCTACAGATTAAGGTCCTACTTCAGTGGCAGGTCCATCTTATCTCCTTTTCAGGTCATATTCTCATGCACAAGCTGTGGGATGAGATGCCTAAGACAGTTTCCTGCCTTTGCTTACCCACGGCCCCGTAATAGGCTTCCGCTGGCTTCCTTGGTTGCTTTCATCATCACTTTCACCACCAGAGGTCAGGGAAACCTTCCGATTAATCAGGGGCCctgcagaacactttatgacatatatcaaagcaaggtcctttttgacccacctcctagaatcatggaaataaaatcaagaataaacagatgggacctaatgaaatttaaaagcttttgtacagcgaaagaaaccataaacaagacaagaagacaaccctcagaatgggagaaaatacttgccaacgaagcaactgacaaaggattaatctccaaaatatataagcagctcatgcagtgtaataccaaaaaagcaaataacccaatccacaaatgggcagaagacctaaatagacatttctccaaaggagacatgcagatggctaacaagcacatgaaaagatgctcaacatcactaatcattagagaaatgcaagtcaaagccacgaggtatcacctcacaccgatcagaatggccatcatcaaaaaatctagaaacaacaaatgttggagagggtgtggagaaaagggaactctcctgcactgttggtgggaatgtaagctggtacagccactgtggaaaacagtttggaagttccttaaaaaactcaaaatgaaacTGCCATATGACcaagtaatcccactcctgggcatatacccagagaaaaccataatctaaaaagaaacatgtaccataatgttcatgtCTCAGCACCAGACATAAAGTGGTTCAACACAGTGCCCTTGCCCTGAACAGCTCCAGATGCCAAGAATTGGCCAATTACTACTTTGGTTTCAGTGGGTGGTCAAAAAGGATCATCAGGGTAAACTCTGTAGATTTTCTGTGGCTAACGAGACTCCTTTCACCATTGAGCTCCCAGGCTTTAGCTAGAATAGAACTGGGCTGTGGGGAGAGATGTGAGAGGCTTCCACATGGAAGTATCTGAGCATTGGCCTGCCACCTAGAATTAGAGATAATCTCCACGACTTGGGTGGTGGGTGTCCATCATTTTCTCCAGTATTTTTATGGTATATACTAAAAAAATAGTTGTCCATATCTGGTCATTCATTTGCAGGTCTCACTGGATTTTGAAGCTATAGGACACCTCAACTGGGGATTGCTTGagtgtagtttttatttgtaaCAACAGAATATTTTGAAGTCTTTTCTTTAATTCAAAATCCTAACAGCTTCAGGATCTTTCTGACcttgaagaaaggaaagatgaagaTCCTGTGGGACCACTTCGGAAGCAAAGCCTGAAGTTCTCCTGTGCTTTAGAGGTGGTGTTGCCACCCTGTGAGTGCAGGAGTCCTGGAGTTGGCATGGCTGAGGAAACTTTGGATACGTTGGAGGAAGGTCTGTTCCAGTATCTGTCTGTGGGGGTGTGAGGGggtgatatttctcttttttcctttctgaaactcCCCTTTTCCGGCACATCATCACCTTTGCTAAGCAACTAAAGCCCTGGGCAGAGTTTTTCTGCCTGGCAATATAGATCTTTATCTTAGGCAATACCTGACAGCACCTTAAACTTTAGAATCTTAGAACTGATTGTCTGCCAAGAAACTTAGGAGGAGGGAAAATTaggggttttgttttgatttggttaATAATTTGTTTTGTGCTAAAATAGTCCTTCAAATGCAGATGTCTTGTGGTCTCCAGTTATCCCAACAAAATCATTGtctaaagatttaaataaactCTTGTATAAATGTTCAATCCAATGTCTCGTGTAGAAGGGCTTGAGTGGAAAAAGTCAAATGTAGGTCCCTAGAAAGTGGTTTCCAAGTGGTACTGAATGTTTTCCTAGAATTCATGGCACTTGGGCTAAGGGCTTTAAGTCAGAGGCAGGGCTTTTAGCAAATGGAGTGGAGGAGGCTCCACCATCTACCTGAGTGGGTGATGAGGGCAGATCATCTGCACTACCACACAATCTGCCTCACTGTGTGAGTCCAGCCCTTTATGCACAGGAGAGCAGGGTCTGTAGGAGTATAGCTTCAGCTTGTCCATTTGAAATCTGTGAGTAATGTGAGCTGTGTGCCATGTTGTTGACTTGCGTCTCCAATCTAGCATTTCAGGAACTTCCAGAATAGATCTGAGCAATAAAAATGTGCCCTGCCGGGATATACCTCCAGCAGAGCCATTCAACCATCCTGTTGTGTTGTGCCTGCTCTTAATCGCTAAGATAAGGATCTAAGAATCACAggtgcattttatttatgtatgtatgtatgtatgggctgcattgggtcttcgttgatgcacatgggctttctctacttgctgtgagtggggctactcttcattgtggtacgtgacTCTTCATtctagtggcttctcttgctgcagagcacgggctctaggcgcgcaggcttaatagttgtggcacacaggcttagctgttccgtggcatgtgagatcttcctggactgggtatagaacccgtgtcccctacattggcaggcggatccccttttgtttttctttttttacctctttattggagtataattgctttacactgttgtgccagtttctgctgtacaccaaagtgatatatccccatatcccctccttcccaagaCTCCTCCTaccgtccctatcccacccctctaagtcatcaccagtcatcgagtttgtctccctGTGGTATGCTGCAGCCtcccactagttatctgttttacatttggtagtgtgtatatgtcaatgctaccttCTCACTTGGTCCCGGCTTCCCcgcatcctcaagtctgttctctacatctgcatctttattcttgttctgccactgggttcatcagtaccgttttttagattccatatatatgcattagcaggtatttgtttttctctttctgacttacctcaccctgtacaacagactctaggtccatccacctcactacaaataactcaatcttgttcctttttatggctgagtaatagtccattgtatatgtgtgccacatcttctttatccattcatctgttgatgggcatttaggttgcttccatgtcctggctattgtaaatagtgctgcagtgaacattgtggtacatgtatctttttggattatggttttctcacggcgtatgcccagtagtgggattactggatcatgtggtagttctatttttcattttttttattttttttatttatttattattttggggggggtacaccaagttcaatcatctgtttttatacacatatccccgtattccctcccttccttggctcccccccccgattcccccccaccctccccgccccagtcctctaaggcatcttccatcctcgagttggattccctttgttatacaacaacttcccactgactatctattttacagttggtagtatatatatgtctgtgctactctctagcttcgtctcagcttccccttcaccccccgcctcctcccaaaccttgagttctctagtccattctctgtatctgcgtccttgttcttgtcactgagttcaccagtaccatttttagattccgtacatgtgagttagcatacaatatttgtctttctctttctgacttacttcactctgtatgacagactgtagttctatccacctcattacatatagctccatctcatccctttttatagctgagtaatattccattgtatatatatgccacatctttatccattcatttgttgatgggcatttcggttgcttccatgtcctggctattgtaaatagtgctgcaataaactttatggtacaagtttcttttgggattatggttttctttgtgtatatgcccatgagtgggatgactggatcatacggtagttctatttgtcgttttttaaggaacctccaaattgtttcccgtaatggctgtaccaacttacattcccaccaacagtgcaggagagttcccttttctccacaccctctccaacatttgttgtttccagattttgtgatgatggccattctgattgttgtgaggtgatacctccttgtggctttgacttgcatttctctgatgatgagtgatgttgagcatcttttcatgtgtttgttagccatctgcatgtcttctttggagaaatgtctatttaggtcttccgcccatttgtggattggggtgtttgcttttttcatattgagctgaatgagctgcttatatattttggagaataatcctttgtcagttgcttcattggcaaatattttctcctatcctgagggttgtcttcttgtcttgtttatggtttcctttgccgtgcaaaagcttttaagtttcattaggtcccatttgtttatttttgtttttatttccattattctaggtggtgggtcaacaaggatcttgttttgatttatgtcatagagtgttctgcctgtgttttcctctaaaagttatatagtgtctggccctacatttagatctttagtccattttgagtttacttttgtgtacagtgttaggaagtgttctaatttcattcttttacatgtagctgtccaattttcccagcagaacttattgaagaggctgtcttttctccattgtatattcttgcctcctttgtcaatgagacgtgcccatatgtgcatggcttttctctgggttctctgttctgttccattgatgtatatttctgtttttgtgtcagtaccatactgtcttgaccactgtagccttgtagtgtagtctgaagtcagggagcctgattcctccagctctgtatttccttctcaagactgctgtggctattcagggtcttttgtgtttccaaaaaaatctggcaggcagattcttaaccaaagcgccaccagggaagtccctgttttcttgTTGCAGGGTATATTTGATTATGTTTTTGGAATCagtttaatttcagttttcatttgtgATATATTGGGTGAATATGATTCTCACATAATAATCAGCTGCATTTTTGTGAgccttgaaattggtcatgctaTTGAATAGCATTGATTGTGTTCCCTATTGAGTTATACAGTGGTGAGAATGTCACAGGCTGTGCCCAAAGGACACTTTATGATTAGCAGACTCCCAGAATAGAATTGCTCCCCTGCTTCACAGCC
The DNA window shown above is from Hippopotamus amphibius kiboko isolate mHipAmp2 chromosome 17, mHipAmp2.hap2, whole genome shotgun sequence and carries:
- the LOC130839611 gene encoding RAD52 motif-containing protein 1-like; amino-acid sequence: MAKLVPFAVPTRSDKVSLVWELSSGPAAEALQHPLFTAFSQFGLLYSVRVFPNAAVAGPGFCAIIQFYLARDTHKAQKACDQKQLFQTSPVKRTLLRCDSSTRHKVVQHSALALNSSRCQELANYYFGFSGWSKRIIRLQDLSDLEERKDEDPVGPLRKQSLKFSCALEVVLPPCECRSPGVGMAEETLDTLEEGLGKIAVAYTPCEENTDARTEEELQDLIQIYFSCQRCGQGEEECLSDWSFEEEAFKLPELDSHF